A region from the Mucilaginibacter sp. CSA2-8R genome encodes:
- a CDS encoding YtxH domain-containing protein: protein MKDQTKIIAALLVGAAAGAAIGLLLAPESGSELREDIADYVNDLIDKTKDKAQITADDLKEYGNTLVDKAKTKFNGVASTLSDYKDEAQDKLDDAKSYANQGYDNAKSAVKSESNDLNSSIQSA, encoded by the coding sequence ATGAAAGATCAAACCAAAATTATTGCAGCACTTTTAGTAGGTGCTGCGGCAGGTGCAGCTATAGGTTTATTGTTGGCTCCAGAAAGCGGCTCTGAACTTAGAGAAGATATTGCTGATTATGTGAACGATTTAATTGACAAAACAAAAGACAAAGCACAAATAACTGCTGACGATTTGAAAGAATACGGCAACACTTTGGTTGATAAAGCTAAAACCAAATTTAACGGTGTAGCAAGCACTTTATCTGATTATAAAGATGAAGCTCAGGATAAACTTGATGATGCAAAATCATATGCAAATCAGGGCTATGATAACGCGAAATCGGCTGTTAAAAGCGAATCAAACGATTTAAACAGCTCAATACAGAGCGCATAA